The following is a genomic window from Spirosoma foliorum.
TGCTGATGGTAGTCCGGCATCACTTTATAGTCCCTACGATGAAAGCAGTGTCGATTTACACTTCAAATGGATGAAGGAGTACGGCATCGACGGAGTGTTTATGCAGCGATTTCTGACCGAAGTGAAGTCAGAAAAAGGCAAACGGCATTTCAATAAAGTTCTAGAGAATGCGCTGAAAGCGTCTAAAAAATACAGCCGGGCCATCTGCATTATGTACGACCTGAGCGGTTCTACTTCCGCCGACATGGAGTTACTGGTGAAGGATTGGGAAGAAGTGCAGCAACTTTTTTCGCTGTTCAGCAACAAAGAAAATCCGACTTATCTGCGACACAACGGCAAACCGCTTTTGGCTATCTGGGGCGTTGGCTTCAACGACGGACGTCGGTACACCACGGCCGATATTCAAGCGCTGGTGGATCGAATAAAAGGCCCGACAAAAAAAACGTCGATTCTGCTGGGCGTACCGTACTATTGGCGAACCATGACTAAAGATACCGAAGCGTCGTACCTGCTCCATCCGCTCATCAAAAGTGCCGATATCATCATGCCCTGGGCTGTTGGTCGTTACAAACCCGAAACGTATGCCACCGTAGCGGGCAGTACACTAGCAGGCGACATTGCCTGGTGTAAAGAAGCTAAGGTGGATTACGTACCGCTGGTTTTTCCGGGGTTCAGCTGGGGGAATCTCAAAAATAGTCCCAATGTCTACAACCAGATTCCGCGCCTGAAAGGCGATTTTCTCTGGCAGCAGGTGGCTGGTGCTAAAGCAGCTAATGCTCAGAGTCTTTATGTAGCCATGTTTGATGAAGTCGACGAAGGCACGGCCATCTTCAAAACCCGCAGAGAGAACGAATTACCCCTGAATGGCGAAGGCAGGTTCGTCGGCATCGAATCCGACCTGGATTCTGATTATTACCTCTGGCTCACGGGGCAGGCTGCCCAATGGTTTCAAGGCAAAAAAGGCTACAGCGCGAAAAAACCTATCCGCAAAAAATAAACGCAGCATGAATCAGCTACTACGCGTAGCCACCCAGCGACTCACATCATACGTCGATCCACTTATTAGTTCGGGCGGGCACGGGCAGGTGTTTCTAGGTGCCAGCGTCCCGTTTGGTGGTGTTCAGTTGGGGCCGTCAACATCTAAATAGGATGATTTCCGGTCGATGGTGACACGAATGGCGAGTAGAAAAACACCGGTTTGATTAGCTTTCTTCCGTAGAACAACTTTAAGTGAGGAGGCCCTAGAATTATCAGTATATGCTGAATGGATTTCCGTCAAAAATTGTTAGACTGTACCTTTGGGCATTGGTCGCTTGTACAAAGACAACCAACTAACATAACCAACTGGTACAATATAGGTATAGCAAATGGCGCTTTAACAACCCTCAAAAGCACTGATAATCAGCATATATTAACAAAAATAGTACCATATCAAACCATAAATCGCGGGGCTTTGAATTCTGCGAACCGCAAGCATATTTCCACACAAAAACTTGATTATCATAATCTTACAAAACAGCAATCTTCATTGGTACAACATAGGTACAACATTTAGAAGGTTATACTGTGCGTATCGTAATCTAGTTGATCTAACTGAAGTCTTGCGAGGGCAAAAACCAAACTTCTACATTCTTAATCTCACATAGCTTTTTATTGTATTATCTCAACGAGTTCGTTTTTTAATCTTCTGCCGGTTGCGTTTTCTTATTTCTTTTTGCTCATGCATCAGTCGCTGAAGTTCTTTGGTGTCGGCAACTACTTCGTTTTCAAAAAGTTGCCGTACTTTTGTCTGCTGTCGTTGCATGGCTTCTTCCATTGGTTTGCCATTTTGATCAACCAATTCATCCTCTGCTTGCATAAAGTCTTTTAGAATTTGCTGATGTCGTTTACGATCCGGCTTTGCATTTGGCTGACTAGCATCTTCTTCGTTAGCTGCAAATTGCTCCGCTACCCTTTGTTGTCTCTGTCGGCTCTCTATGCTCTGTGGCTTCGTAGTAATTTCCTCTTTTGCCTGTGTGTAATCTTCCACTGTAGGTTTATCGACTTCTGTTTCCTCAGCTTTGCCTGTCAATTCACCCACATTCAAAGAATATTCCCCTGCTCGTATTTTTTTCTTTTCAATGTCGTTACTCTGTGCCCTTTCCTCCGTCAAATCCTGACCAGACTGGATAAAGCTATCCGCCAAGTCTTTCATTCGATGGCGGCTCTGGGCCTCTGCGTCCTCTAAAGTTGTTTCCCGTTTATTATTCCAGAAGGCACTGGCCGTTCGTTTCGCTTTATCTTGATCGCACTGTTGGTCGGCCTTATTCGCGTCACTGCTGCCCTCCTGCTTTTGCCGCATTAATTCGATGGCCTCTTTTTCAGGGATCAGTTTTTCATGGCGTAAACGCTGACGAACCTCCTTGATCCGTATACCTTTTAACTGACGCACCAAATCGAACGACCGCCCATTCTCATCGACCACCATGAACGGGTGACGCGGCACACCCTCAGCCAACAGATACCCATTATCGTGAACAGCTTTCACAAAGTCTTTCCCTGTTTCAGTGTCGTTCCATAGATTGGTCAGTGCTTCTTTGAGTTCAGGCCGATGCTGGTTACGATGGGGCGTAGGCTGCTGTTCAAACACCCGCTCCATTTCTTTACGAGCACGATCTTGAGCCAATCGGCTAAATTTGTTGGCAATCACGTTGCCGGTTTTATGATCGTAGCGTTCCCAGACCACATGCGCGTGTGTCCGTCCCTTTTTGGTATGCAGGACAATCACGCGCCGTTGCTCCTGCAACCCCAATTCGTTACCCAAAATATCAGCCGCTTTCAGCCAGTCCTTTTCGCTCATCTTCCGGTCTTCGCTATAGGCCGGATTGATTTGGGCGTGATACAGTCCTTTCTGGCTTTTGGTCAGTTCGCTGGTTAGCGACATACTTTGCAAGGCCTGATGCAAATACGCGTCGGTTGCCTTGGAGCGTCCGGCAACGTCCACAACCTGGACACGTTCATTGGCTTCCCCAGAGAGAAGATAATGCGCTAATTGCTTGCCATTGCCCCGTATCGCTCCTCGAATGACCATCAGCTAAGGAGTTTAAGAACCTGGGCTGTCAGCGCATCCAAACCTTGCATGGCCTGGTTGATCTCATCGATGTCGATACCGGTCAACTGCCCCGTCTCATCACGGCTGTTGAGGCTACGTGCAATCTGATTGACGTTGCTGCCGATCTTGCCAAGCTCCACCATCACATTGAGCAGCAATTCACGCTCGGGCGTCGGCTTATGCCGCAACGGTTGCGTCGCGGCCATCGTGCGCAGCCGCATGAAGTCGCTGGGCGTGTAGCCCGCTTCGGCTGCCATCTCCCAGATACGGAGTTTCTCAGATGCCGTCACACGAACGCGAATAGTGAATTCCCGTTTGTCCGCATCGTCCTTTTGGGGTCGTGCCATACGCGGTAGCGGTTAGAGGGAGGGTTAAGGGAGGGAGCATCCCTGCCCTTACAAGCATGGTTTGGAAACTACAATTACGGAGTTTTTGTAGCTACAAACCACGTCTTGCAACACTCATCAATTTCAGGTTCTACAACGTTCGCGATTTGAGTGCTAAGAAGCAAGGCCGCAGCTGATTTTTTTGCTGGTACGGTATTTACACGTTGCTGATGCGAGCAAAAATGCAGGAAATGATTAATTTGCTAGCAAATGCTACAACGCTTCTAAACCCAATCCACAATTTTATAAAATGAAGATTTTTATAGGCAGTTCAAAAGAGCAATATAATACTCTGGTCGAGATAGCTAATATTGTAGAAAGTAATGGACATATACCAGTTAGATGGGATGAGCCAGGTCTATTCAGGCCCGGCAGCTTTATTTTGAATCGACTTGTTGAAATTGCAAATGATGTTGATGCTTCCATCATAATTTTTGCTGAAGATGATAAAGTATGGTATCGTTATGATATAACTACACAGCCCAGAGATAATGTTATCTTTGAGCATGGTATATTTACAGGGGTCCTAGGTTCTGAAAATGCTATTATTTTAAAAGTAGGAAGCGCAAAAATTGCATCAGACTTAGGGGGAATAAATTATATTGATTTCTCTGAAGGCAAAAAACAACGGGGTCATCTTGAACTTATACAGTGGTTAAAAAATTTAAAAAATAAAAAAAGTTTATCCGAAATAAATCATACGATAAATGATTATTTCTACACACTTGATGATGCGTATAAAACCCATTCCACATTTGTTGATTTGATAGAAAATGCTAAAAAAGTATATGTTCTTGCTCGCACTGCTGTTAATTTACTCGGAAACTATGATAGAGAAATAATTCAAAGTGTTCGATCAGGAACAGATGTTAGGCTATTATTCGTTGGCCCAACTTCGGATGCAGTAAAATATATTTATGGGGATGACTCTAGTATTTATTTTAGCAATGCTAAAAAAATGGAATATCACTTAAAAAGAATTAGGCAAGAAACTGGGAAACAAATAACAGTCAAAACAATTAATCATGCTCCAACTCTAAGTATTATTTATATTAAAAAAAACAATGGGGAATCTTTTGTTGTTATTCAATTTTATTTCTTGCATAGCCGAATATCAAGGGATAGACCGATGTTTCGTTTAAATGAAGGAGACATATGGTTTTCTGCATTTAAAGATGAATTTGACAAATTGTGGTCTAATGCTGATAATTGGTCGTTCAACGAAGATTGATCATTACACTTACAGAAAATAACTATGATTGACGCAGAAAAAATAGAGATATGTCCTTTCTGTAGACTTGACATCTCAGATATTTCGTTTCTTGAAAACGAAAATTTCCTCGTAGTTTATAATATAGCACCTATTTTACCTGGGCATTCTTTAGTGATACCTAAGAAACATACATTGAGTTTATTTGAACTCAACCAAGAAGAATTAAAGGATTTCATGGTTTTAGGTCAGAAAGCAGGACGACTATTATCAAAAGCATTTAATGTAGAATCGTTTAATTGGTCTATTCAAGAGCGTGCTCCTGCTGGTCAAAGCGTTCCTCATCTACACATGCATGTTATACCCAGAAAAGAAGGAGATTTATCTGCTCCAGGTGATTGGTACCCAGAGCTTGAAGATAAATTCTATTCAAATCATATTGATAGCTCTGAAAGACCTAAATTTAACAGGGAACAGCTAAAATCAATTGCTAAGAAATTGCGTGAGATCGGACAAAACCTTTAATCCATATTAAAACACTTTCCCTAAGCTGTGCTTAGGAATAGCTAAGCCTTGTCACAGCCCCTTGTTTTTAGCAAAAAACAGGAGACTGTTTTCATTCAACGCTTTTGTTGACTGTGCCAGATAAGAAAATAGGCTAACAAAGTCAGCCTATTTTCTTACGCTCATTGCGAAATCATTCAATCGGCACAGCCGTAAACTGCGCCTGTTGAAGCTTAACCTAACCAGTAACCCTCAATATAAGAAATATTTTTAGCCTGGCACCACTGCCATAACAGGCCTGTACAAAAAACGGAATCGCAATGCAGTTCCGTTTTGTATGTTTCCGCAATCGTTCATAACCTTTTAGTTGTGCGCTGCACACCTAACCATAAAAGTCTTGACATTGAGTAAATCAATTGAGCTTATAAACGCATTAATGAACCCGTA
Proteins encoded in this region:
- a CDS encoding glycoside hydrolase family 71/99-like protein; its protein translation is MRKLLFLSMTGWLLGIATGKSQSTKVKYDEKGCLYTSYKGLLMAGYQGWFAAQGDASERGWHHYQKQGKFEPGFASIDFWPDVKDYPITYKTAFQFADGSPASLYSPYDESSVDLHFKWMKEYGIDGVFMQRFLTEVKSEKGKRHFNKVLENALKASKKYSRAICIMYDLSGSTSADMELLVKDWEEVQQLFSLFSNKENPTYLRHNGKPLLAIWGVGFNDGRRYTTADIQALVDRIKGPTKKTSILLGVPYYWRTMTKDTEASYLLHPLIKSADIIMPWAVGRYKPETYATVAGSTLAGDIAWCKEAKVDYVPLVFPGFSWGNLKNSPNVYNQIPRLKGDFLWQQVAGAKAANAQSLYVAMFDEVDEGTAIFKTRRENELPLNGEGRFVGIESDLDSDYYLWLTGQAAQWFQGKKGYSAKKPIRKK
- a CDS encoding relaxase/mobilization nuclease domain-containing protein; the protein is MVIRGAIRGNGKQLAHYLLSGEANERVQVVDVAGRSKATDAYLHQALQSMSLTSELTKSQKGLYHAQINPAYSEDRKMSEKDWLKAADILGNELGLQEQRRVIVLHTKKGRTHAHVVWERYDHKTGNVIANKFSRLAQDRARKEMERVFEQQPTPHRNQHRPELKEALTNLWNDTETGKDFVKAVHDNGYLLAEGVPRHPFMVVDENGRSFDLVRQLKGIRIKEVRQRLRHEKLIPEKEAIELMRQKQEGSSDANKADQQCDQDKAKRTASAFWNNKRETTLEDAEAQSRHRMKDLADSFIQSGQDLTEERAQSNDIEKKKIRAGEYSLNVGELTGKAEETEVDKPTVEDYTQAKEEITTKPQSIESRQRQQRVAEQFAANEEDASQPNAKPDRKRHQQILKDFMQAEDELVDQNGKPMEEAMQRQQTKVRQLFENEVVADTKELQRLMHEQKEIRKRNRQKIKKRTR
- a CDS encoding MobC family plasmid mobilization relaxosome protein; this encodes MARPQKDDADKREFTIRVRVTASEKLRIWEMAAEAGYTPSDFMRLRTMAATQPLRHKPTPERELLLNVMVELGKIGSNVNQIARSLNSRDETGQLTGIDIDEINQAMQGLDALTAQVLKLLS
- a CDS encoding TIR domain-containing protein, which codes for MKIFIGSSKEQYNTLVEIANIVESNGHIPVRWDEPGLFRPGSFILNRLVEIANDVDASIIIFAEDDKVWYRYDITTQPRDNVIFEHGIFTGVLGSENAIILKVGSAKIASDLGGINYIDFSEGKKQRGHLELIQWLKNLKNKKSLSEINHTINDYFYTLDDAYKTHSTFVDLIENAKKVYVLARTAVNLLGNYDREIIQSVRSGTDVRLLFVGPTSDAVKYIYGDDSSIYFSNAKKMEYHLKRIRQETGKQITVKTINHAPTLSIIYIKKNNGESFVVIQFYFLHSRISRDRPMFRLNEGDIWFSAFKDEFDKLWSNADNWSFNED
- a CDS encoding HIT family protein, which translates into the protein MIDAEKIEICPFCRLDISDISFLENENFLVVYNIAPILPGHSLVIPKKHTLSLFELNQEELKDFMVLGQKAGRLLSKAFNVESFNWSIQERAPAGQSVPHLHMHVIPRKEGDLSAPGDWYPELEDKFYSNHIDSSERPKFNREQLKSIAKKLREIGQNL